TATAGATTTTATGtagattttcatgatttattttatttttttaacttttggTAATCTATAAGTACCTCATTTATATATGACTAAAACATAATAATTAAATCCAGTCTTACTTAAATTATACAGTTTCTTCTCTCCCCATAGTGTAATACCTACCTTAACATCATCAACTAAGCCACATTAGCAttcacataataaaaaaattactttaaaatattattcttacTTTGTGAAATATTTCTTCTAGCTTAATCAGTTATAAAAGGTTAGTCAAACTATAAAGACAAGACATTATTGATCTTTCCTCCCATTTAATCTCAAGATTTAATTTGACTATTGTaaggattaaatattttttttatctctccTCAATGCAACTGATCCTCTCTCCAAACCCTAACTATAAGCAGCTAAAAGAAAATCATACataatatttatcaaaaaaaaaaaaaaacagatcctctctcatttaaagacattttagatTTCATTTAAACCCCTCTTCTTCCAAGCCATCATCAAATCATCtcgtaatataaaataaataaataaaataaaataaaatcaatacATTCAAGTTGTAATACTCATGATTAGTTCCACATTGAAAATgtataagattaagattgacttataagggtttgatgagtgtattattatcaactctttaaattttttttattgacatAAATTTCATGTATTAGGCTCACCTTTCGACGTTGAAAGACGTAAATTTAACCTCTTACAACAATCATTGTTATTCATAAAGATccaaaaataattcaaatcacgATGATTGTTCATTTGAGCAATAAAGTTGTTGTCTCTCATTCAAGCTCGAGATCGATGATTATTCATTTGACCAATAAAATTGTTATCTCTCCTTCAAAATTGATATCGATGTAAGACTGAATCATGATAGCTTAGACGTCGATATAAAACGTCCTCAAGTTTAATCGGTTCTTTGCTATCATCTCAATCATAATCGTTGATTTAATCAAACGTCGATCATGACCGTTCCCTTGATTGTCTAAAATTAGATCACGGCCGTCCATATACACAGCGCGGAGAACGTAGATCGACTTCGGACGGATGGCTGAGATATAATCTCACGCAACTATAGTCGTAATATAATGAGAGACACATCCTTTTACTATATAATTGATCATTTTAATCGAGACTATATACCCTTCACTGATGATAAAACACGTGCCGAGACACGAATTAAATATGCCACTCGCGTGGCGGGTCTCGTGGGGGCCCCGAGTGACATAAGAAACTAATGACACGCGTCAGCGGGACAGACGCCTTCTAAGACACTTACGCCCTCGGAGGCCGACACCCGATCCCCCGGTGCGGACCGCATCACGAGGGACGCGTGGACCGGCCGCATCGTGGGCTCACCGCGTGGGGCCCGCCGACGCGCTTCCGGCGGGCCCCGCCCTCATGATCGATCGCTCCCGCGAGTCGGTTTCCGGAAGAGAAATCTACGAGACGAAGCGCCTTCACGCACAAAAAATGTGGTTGTGGGGGACAGGTTCGAAGCAGATAGGTGGAGGCGGGCGACCGATAACTCGAGGGCTTCTTTCTTCTCGGCTCGCGATCGTCGAGGTCTGCTGTATCATCGCCAGGGATTCGAGTGGGATCCCGGCCCACGGAGGAGAGCCATGTCGCAGAAGCGGCAGCCGGAGGAAGGGGAGGTGGGGGCGTCGTCCGACGGCAGCGGATCGCCCGACGAGAAGCGGCAGAAGATTCGCTTCCATAGGTCAGTAGCTCCGCCACTTTCCCCCTAATTGCCCGATGACGGCGTGGGATTTCTCGCTGGGGTTTCGCTTTGGCGTGTTCTTGAAGTGATTCCTTCTGAGATGGTGATCATTCTTTCAGGGTGGTAGAGGAAGCGATGCAGAAGCACAAAATTCAGAAGTGTCTCGCGGCAATGGAGCCGTTGATCCGGAAGATTGTGAGAATTAATCTCAACTCCATATGTGTACCTTCTTTCCCTGCAATGTTATCTGAAATTGCTCCATACTTCTGCAATCAGCTTGGGGTCAATTGGAAGAATGCAAAGTAACTGGTTAATTTCTCTCTTAGTGGTCGATTGCCCTTTGGTTATAAAAAGCTTATTCGCATGACAAAATAAgacgaaaaaaaagaagaagtaaaAATCAAACAGTGAAGCTAGCATGATAATAGTTGGTACACTTTAACTGCTGGTTGGCTGAACAGTTTGATTATATTGGAAATTTTACTTAATAAAAGGTAATGCATATTCTTATTGGGTAGACTATAGTAGTGAGTCAATATAAATTGTGCATCACTCCATCCCCATTGATAACCCAGTTGGTAGGGTCATCGCCACTATTTGTGAGTTGGTTGGGTTTGAATCCCTGGACCGTTGTCTAAAAAGAAAGTATTACCTTGTGCTATATCTATGCTTAATATCAGCTGACATCATTTCATGGACAAAGAGTGATCAGTCTATGTGCTTACTGATCATCTCACCAGGTGAACTGTGGATAGATCAACAAACTAGACAGGAGGAAAGCATGATGCTGCACAGTCAAAAAGGTTTCTGCTAGTCGTTGTGGGATATGTAGTTGGATTGCACGTTTTCTAAATGTCCATACTAAAAAAAACGGAGATTTTGGCAATTGGCACAAAATAAATGAGATCAGACCAAGCTAATTTACAGAAATTGCTGCAGGGGATAGATGTCTGCTTTTAGAGAGCACATGGAGATTGATCGGATGAActtttattgcttcctattggatTATTTCTCTAACCGTGACTTGGCAATGATACGGAAGGGACATATTTACATAATTCTTGACATATTTACATAATTCTTGACGTTATTGAAGAGCCCTTATATATCATGGAGCCAAAGATCATTTTTTAACAAATAACTTTCTGCCGTGGCTCCAACTCACCTGCTGATACTCGGTGAAGAAAGTTACCTACTACTTAAATCACTCTCCTTTCCCTACGATGAATTTTGATCTAAAATTTAGAATTCTTTTAAAGTTACATGAATTGAACTTCTTTGACAGATCATCACAATATGATGGGTTCGAATCCGCCTTCGCCACTTATCCTTTGCAAAGAAAAAATCCTTATTATGCAAATATTCTGTCTATGATTCAGTTTAATTTTATCAGTGAAAGATGTGACTTGAGAGTTATAGATGGAAGCTAAATAGATAATGATCGAACAATCAGATTAGTGATTCTTTAGTAGTGTTCAATTTTTCTATGCCAGAGAGATTTTATAAACCCATGACGTGGTCAAAAGAATTCCCTTTCTGTCAAAAATTCTGattattgtttcatgatttatttatcaCTATTCACTTTTTGTCTGTATTACATGATCTAGCCCCTAGTTTAACTTCTTacgttttttttttaatgatattcttTAAACTTCTTGCAGATTAGGGAAGAAGTTGATTTGGCCCTTTCGAAGCACTTGGCTAGCATTACAAGGTAAGAACCGActttttttaaatgaatattaatCTTTTACTTTGGAATAATTGAAAATGCCATCATTTGCTCATCTTCTCTTGGAATTTACAGTTGATAATAATATCTGTCATCAATCAGACAATGTGAAAAGCAGGTTGTTTGTTCTACTACAAGAAGTCTACAACTTCAGTTCAGGAGCAAGCTCTCTCTTCCCATATTCACTGGCTCTAGAATTGAAGGAGAGGATACTTCTGCCAATTTTGTAGATTTAATTGATGCCTTGACTGGGCAAGTTGTCACAACAGGTCCTGAATCATCATTGAAGGTGGAAATAGTTGTTCTTGAGGGAGACTTTGAATTTGGCGAGGATGGCAATTGGACATTTGATGAATTTAAGAATAATATTGTGAGAGAAAGGGAAGGCAAGCGCTCATTGCTGACTGGCGATGTTTTCGTAGATCTTAATGAAGGGATTGGTATATTGGGAGAAATTTCATTTACAGACAACTCTAGCTGGACAAGGAGTCGAAAATTCAGGCTGGGAGCAAGGGTTCTTGATGGTCACTACAATGGGATCAGAGTAAGAGAAGCCAAGACTGAGCCATTCATGGTTAAGGACCACCGTGGTGAATGTGAGTTTATTGAAACATTTAGTTCTTCTATTATGTTTCTGTTATATATTAACAATACATTATCGAATGATGCTATGTAACTCTTTGATTAATGGTGTGTTACTTCATGAGCAGTAGCTAACTTATAATGAATCTAATTTGGTTGATATATCTGATATTGTGTCAATTTCAAGCTCAAATATACAATTATCTGAAATATTAGTGACAAACaagttttctattttttcttttttcctttcttttgaccTGTAATTGTAGTCTGCATATTTTCttcctttaaattaaaaaaatgggTGCAATCAAGGGTGTTGCGTGTGTGGGTGTTTACTTCTAAATGTGTACACACAAACACTCTATATTATCATGGTTGCAACTAATTATTCAACACCATGAAGATGGTAATCCCTTCGCATTCTCCTTTACTGAGTATCTTTTGATTCATTCCAAGATTATGTGCTTATTAACATGTTTTTCATTATATTTCTGCATTTTTAAATTCAAATCCACTGTGAGACTGTTTCCTTTTCTgagtattttttgattcattccaAGATTTTGTATGTGTTTATTAACAAGCTcttcattatattttttatatttcaaaattcaaatctaTCCCGTAAGACCATTTCTATCATTGCTTTTATTTTGCATTGGTTAACTCTTGATTTTGGATAATTGAAGAGACTTGTCTAGTTGGCTTGATAATCATACTGATGCAACGGACGATGAAGCCTGTCCTTTTCAACTCttatgatgctttccatgatagaTTGATGGAATGTCACTTGGAATTTGAAGCTTAATTGTATTTGAACATACAAAAATAGAGAGGTCAATTCGAAGTTTCAAATCTCGATCCATGTGTCGTTACTGGACCTTAGGCAGATTGGTAAGATACTGGTATGCTTGTGCATACCGTGTGTCAGTATGCCCTTTTGCTTAGCAGTACATGTCTAATCAGGAGAGAAAAAGGGGAGACTTGAAAGACAGAGAGACGAGAGGCATAGAGGGAATGGGGGGAGGAGAAGCTGAAGAAGAGGGTGAGGTATCCTGGACTAGGAAGAGGACATGGTGGGGCAGGAGGGGAGGTGAAAGCAACAGGAAAGGAGGAGTGAACAgtgggagagagaaagagattgaAGTTAAGACAGCTGTCATATTCTTATAGAAACaaaaaagggaaataaattttcggGTGGTAAGCCTAAACCAGTATGGTGAGTTTGCTAGGTGGTAAGATTTGTTTTGAAACAAACTAGGTGAATTTGTCTGGTCCAGATTCTCCTTCCACTTTCGATGTAGGATTAAATTGGGGGTTTTGCTATATTACTTAAGGGCTTCATGTTCTTTTCAAGGCGCAAATATAACCCAAAATTAAATCATAGCATAATGTATGTGAGGCCTACTCCAATAGTGGCTTTATGCCATGACGTGCTTATAGAGATTGGTAGTCCTCATTTCTCACTTGGGCCCTCATCATTTCTAAAGCTAGATCATCTCTCTGATACCTACATTTCGTTGCCTTTTTGAGAAAGGGCTTAATAGGTTTCAAATGATATTCAGCTCTGCTGCAATAAGTTTTGGAATGTAGTTGCTAGTTTGATTAGAAAGTGAACCTTAAACTTGTTGATGGCTGAGCCtgaaaaacaaaagatttaaagaaAATGGGCGTCCGATAGTCAACATAGATTAGGTGAGTACCTGAAGAGATGTTTTGAAACAAGAGCAGGATGACAGAAGTTGAATCATAGGAAGAAGTTGCTAAAGTTGAACAGTAGAACAAGAGCAGGATGACAGAAGTTGAGCAGGATGACAGCTGTCATATTCTTAAGTGGTTTGTGGCTAAATCCATATGggctaaaatggatcttaaccaaaaatcaaaataaaaaataaacttaaaatagGAGGAGGATTTGTTTTGGCAAAACTCACTAGGatcgtggaaaaaaaaaaagaaacattcaGTTGTGCTTTCTGACATTTGATTATGTGTTGGATTGGTAATGAACAAGCCATCGTGGTTGGTCTCAGCTTGAATCAGGCACCAAAGGGATGGAGCAATTTTTTTTCATGATATACATAATATTGTAATGGTATAGGGGAATAATAAGTACACAGCAAATGAATAGATGGGTAAGAATAAATGCATTACTTTGTAAAAGCATGTCTTTAGGTGTATGAGACTTTGGGAAAAGTTTAATGAGGCACACGACTAAGCATGTCAGTGTGCCTTGTGTCTAAGTGCATCTTTAATAGCTTTGTTTGGAATGAAGTTTTGAGTCAACTCTACTGAAAAGTTTGCAGTCTAATAataatatagattttttttatgtttttgtttctAAGAAAATGTTGTTGAGTCTTGGGACAATTTTTTTGAAAAGAACCAAACCGATCATATATTTCATGTCATCATGTATACTTGTAGTGCTCATGCTAAAATGTTACTCAACAGTGCAAATGAACATTGATGACACAACAAACTAATCTAAAACTAGTGGTGGCAACTAATCATGAGGGTTGCGATTTTTATATTTTCGTGCTGCAACCCTATGGAAAAGTTAGTAAAATGAAATCATGTGTCAAAAGGGTACACATATTTTTAACATTAGATTGATTTTCTTCAGAATTCTCTGAATATATCTGATATCTGCTAATGATGTAATAATATCAATGTTCTGCCATCATTATGGAGAAATACATCTGGACTACCATATATTTAATATCTTTTGAGTGTGTCCAATATTCTTTTGGGGTGCATGCTTATTGTTTTTGCTGACTGGTTTGACGTCAGTTTTTGTCTGTGATGTTATATCCAATGTGTTGGTCAAGTGGATCTTTCAATGTATCATGTACCCTAATTACGTTAATTGTATTACTTATTCCTAACTTCTCATAAGAGAGTATTAGTTTATGTTAGGAATATCTAAATTTTGAGTTTGCTTTACAGTGTACAAGAAACACCATCCCCCAGCACTTAGTGATGAAGTGTGGCGCCTAGAGAAGATTGGCAAAGATGGTGCTTTTCACAAGCGACTGAGCAATGAGAATATTAATACTGTCcaggattttttatttttactgtgCAAGGATTCTACAAGGCTGCGAAATGTAATAATCTGTCTCTTTATTGTCATTTTCTATTCATCATTAAtgttttttttccttcattttatTGCTTTCAGCAAGTATAGCTGCTAAACAAGCAAGTTGCAGTTGTCTAAAAGGATGTCAGCATATTTGATTatggtttttttttctattagcaTATGTCAAATGATGTCGTATACATTTTTGCTAGTCTTGCCATCATACTGTTCTAGCTGTTATTATTATAATACACAACATATAAATATAATAGAGCATTAAAAAATATCGTATTAACTCTAGAGAACAAGTTAATTTCTTATTAACTTAAAAACATTATTTTGAGGCTTCCCTACTATTAATAAaggtttgaaaaataaattactaTTCAATGTCAAAGATTATTAtttctttaaattattttaaacatacatagttatattttttaaaattatatactttttttttcatttttccacTGTGCATTGCATAGTTTTTCCCCCCTTTTAGTTTCTATTGATAACTTGGAAACCTGTGTTTCACTTGCAACTTCAGCAGTGCTAAAATTATTAGCTAATTTTGTGTTAACCGTCATCtttccttgcaaaatctttatgCAGATTTTGGGTAGTGGAATGTCAGCTAGGATGTGGGAAGTTACTGTTGAACATGCCCGTACATGCATTCTCACTGACCAGGTGCATGTGTACTACCCAGATAGTCAAAGGAAAACTGGTTTCATCTTCAACGATGTCGGTGAAGTACTTGGGGTGCTTTCGGAGCAGCGATTAGTGTCAGTCAACGATCTTCCAGACGATGAAAGAGTGTGTACTTTCCTTGTTCCTATTGCTGTAGTAACTAAGTCATATGTTGTGTTCCTAACTTGTCATTGTTTGTATTAGGCAGCAGCACTTGATCATGTAAAACAAGCATATGAGCACTGGAACGATGTCACTACTTATGAGACAGCTGATGTTCTTGGTATCTCATCACCAGCACCGCAAACTTCATCGTTGGGATTGGAAAACATGTACAGCAATTTTCCAAGTCCTGTCAAGGGTGATGGCTTTGGTTTCACTTACTCAAGCATCCCATCACCAGATATATTCTCGGTTGGGGGTATGAGGGGCTTGGATGCTTATACTCTGGAAGCTATAGGCAGCATGGAGCCTCGATATGAGCAAGATAGCCAGAGCACTTCACTATACGACGGGTGTAGCAGCCAGGCATTGTTCAGTAGCATGCCTCAGTATAATTCTAGCTTTTCCTCGCCATCTATTGGCTTCATTTCTGAGTCACCAGCTGACTTTGGGGTTGCCTACAAGGGCTTCATCGATCCGCAATTAGCAGCAGCAGCCCCTGTAAAACCTCGCAGGGGTTGGAGGAAACTGTCATGTGTGTTTAAGTTCATAAGTAAGATTGTGATGTCGATGAAGTCGAGGGTGCATGAAGCATAGACTTGGTAAGATTTTACTCCTGGAGAATAATAGAATGGCAAAGAGAAGGTTTTAGATGGCTCAGATGAAATGGATGGAGATTTCACTCGCTCCTCTGTTTATTCTTGTTGTTGATGGCATGGGATTCTTATGAAGAATAACAGAATCACAAGAAGAAGGGAAGGTTTCAATTTGCTCAGATGAAATGGATATGCGTCATCCTTGTTTCATCTTGTCAATATTCTTCTTTTTGATGGCTCGCGGTATAAGATTGATAGAA
The window above is part of the Musa acuminata AAA Group cultivar baxijiao chromosome BXJ1-1, Cavendish_Baxijiao_AAA, whole genome shotgun sequence genome. Proteins encoded here:
- the LOC103994572 gene encoding calmodulin-binding protein 60 A encodes the protein MSQKRQPEEGEVGASSDGSGSPDEKRQKIRFHRVVEEAMQKHKIQKCLAAMEPLIRKIIREEVDLALSKHLASITRQCEKQVVCSTTRSLQLQFRSKLSLPIFTGSRIEGEDTSANFVDLIDALTGQVVTTGPESSLKVEIVVLEGDFEFGEDGNWTFDEFKNNIVREREGKRSLLTGDVFVDLNEGIGILGEISFTDNSSWTRSRKFRLGARVLDGHYNGIRVREAKTEPFMVKDHRGELYKKHHPPALSDEVWRLEKIGKDGAFHKRLSNENINTVQDFLFLLCKDSTRLRNILGSGMSARMWEVTVEHARTCILTDQVHVYYPDSQRKTGFIFNDVGEVLGVLSEQRLVSVNDLPDDERAAALDHVKQAYEHWNDVTTYETADVLGISSPAPQTSSLGLENMYSNFPSPVKGDGFGFTYSSIPSPDIFSVGGMRGLDAYTLEAIGSMEPRYEQDSQSTSLYDGCSSQALFSSMPQYNSSFSSPSIGFISESPADFGVAYKGFIDPQLAAAAPVKPRRGWRKLSCVFKFISKIVMSMKSRVHEA